The DNA window CAAAGAAATGACTCAAGATTAGGCAATGATTTTACGGATTCAATATCGCGCAGGTACTTGCAACTGTTGCAATCCAGAGTCTGCAGCATCGGAAGATTCCTCAACGGTTCAAGCGACTCAACAAACGTGTATGAACAGTCCATCGTGCACAGTTTCTGCAATGTAGACAACGGCTCCAGTGATTTGACAGGATTGTCATCCAGTTCAATGAAACGTAGATTCTTCAATGCGGCCAGCGGCTCCAGCGATTGCAATTGGCAAAATGTGATCGCAGAGGATGAAATGAAAGCTATTATCTTTAAGGCTTTTGTCTAATCGCTCTTTAACACGTTGCTGGATGTCCAAGAGCTCTCCGTTCGTTGTGTCTTGAGGAAACGTTGCCTCGATTTCTATCGTACGCGTTGTGCCTCTAGTCATCGTTCTTATATTTCCCACCATATCAATCTTGTCGAGATCAGGTGCGAGCGCTTGCAGAATCACGAGTTGATCTGCTTCAGGGAGGGGAAGTTCAATAAGTGCTGTAAAGTTGCTCAGAACAACGCGCAGGGCACGACTGCCTAAAAGAATCAAAAGCGTAGAACAAATAACAATGTCGCTCCAGAACAGATATGCTTCGTTTTCGCGACCGATCAGATTGACAGCGGCGATAAGAATCAGCGTGGTTAAATCCCGAAGAACAGCAAAACGGTATATGGGGTAGAACACTTCGATAGCCGGGGAGGAATGATGCTTTCGGGCTTTGGCCACTTTGAAGAAGATGACACTGCCGCCGATGAGCCCAAACAGAAATAAATACGATGTCGTCTGCATATCGGGAACGGTGTGCTCGGATAGGATGCTCGATACGACATTGTACAGTCCATACAATACGCCAAGCAGGATGAAAGATGCGTCAAAGACCGCAAGAGCATTCTCCATTTTTTGCGTGCCATAGGGAAATTTGTAGATGTTGCCGGCCTTCATTTGGCAGTAAATGAAGAGCCAGATTCCTTCCGCTAGTATACCGCTGGTGGATAGTATGAGCGGGATTAATGCAAGACGTGAATAGGTGGAAAAATAGGTGTACATTGATGCCGGAAGCAATAGGCAGGAGAGTGAAAAGGCCCAGGCTACAAATTGGTGAGCTTCGGCATGTTGGCGTTTTTCATCTTGTGTTTGCATTGTCAAAATAACTTGTTTTGTACCGTTGTTGCTCTGTCTATATGCGCGCGTTGAGCGTGTCTTCAAACATCTCAATGTCGTGTGGAAACTGATACAGGTAGATACGCATGTCAATAGGCAAAACGGGAATGTTTGTTATGTATTCATGAGTGTAAAATGACTGTCCCTTATTATCACGTGGGGATTTTTGCACCATTATAGCTACATCTCAAAAAGATGGATTGCTTTACCCGCATCCGTCATCACATCGCGCTGACGAATCTTTTCCTCCCACGGCACATCCGGACGACGATCAAAAATCACCAGCCAGCCTTCATTCAGACCCAGCGTATCCAGATACCCGTCCAGCTGCGACACGCCCTCATTCACGGTTTTCGGACCGCGCCAGAGTTTGATTTCCACCGGATAGCGAAACGTCCCCAGCTCCACAATCAGGTCCATGCGTTTGCGTCCGGTGGCAAATTCACGCACGAGGTGTCCGCCGCCATTGATGATGCGCTGCAGAAACGCCATCAGCACCAGATGCGGCGCCGCTTTTTTGTATTCGTATTTCTCGGTCCAGACATCGCTGTTCTCCCGCCAGAACTGCTGAAAATCCTGCATGATGTGCGTCATATCCAGACCACCCTCTGCTGTACCGTAGCGCTGCAGCACATAGGGCAGCCGTTCGGCATCCATGCGATACTGCGACCGGAAACTTAATGTTCGACCAATCACTTCCGCATAAATCGGGTTCGCCGGATAAATCCTTCCCCGGTCAGAACGAATCAACCCCAAATCCGTGACATACTGAATCTCATCACTCAGCGGATCATATTTGTCTGATTCCCCCAGCATCATCGGTTCAATCACTTGTTGTACACGCTCTTCTTTAAGCCGCTCAAGCAGACTGTCGATATGCGTTTCGCGGCGCAAAATGATATTTTTTACCGCCTGCTTCGCCATTTCCAGTGTTAAGATAACGCTTGGGTCATTCTCTCCCAGCTCCATCACCATTTCACGCGCCACCGCATTCACCAGCCAGGGCTGTCCCTGCGTCTGTTCGAACACCCAGTCTGTCACGTCCTTCGGAAAGACCTGACCGGTAGCATTGGTATGCTGCGCATACAATTCAGCAATTTCATCACGGGTAAATCCACGAAGGGTCAGCG is part of the Spartobacteria bacterium genome and encodes:
- a CDS encoding ATP-binding protein; translated protein: MKTKRFFNIAGPCVEGKHYMLTPAMRCRDIFMLIEQEMYFAIHAARQTGKTTMLIALTKELQASGRYHALYVSLELAQMISDYDKGMLAVARAIERCARETLDVQPDAQILPEPMRGEDVCILTIRNLCRALDKPLVLLFDEIDCLTDSTLISFLRQIREGYIRRAFTPFAHSLALVGMRDVRDYKASVRDGQTTLGSASPFNIKTKSLTLRGFTRDEIAELYAQHTNATGQVFPKDVTDWVFEQTQGQPWLVNAVAREMVMELGENDPSVILTLEMAKQAVKNIILRRETHIDSLLERLKEERVQQVIEPMMLGESDKYDPLSDEIQYVTDLGLIRSDRGRIYPANPIYAEVIGRTLSFRSQYRMDAERLPYVLQRYGTAEGGLDMTHIMQDFQQFWRENSDVWTEKYEYKKAAPHLVLMAFLQRIINGGGHLVREFATGRKRMDLIVELGTFRYPVEIKLWRGPKTVNEGVSQLDGYLDTLGLNEGWLVIFDRRPDVPWEEKIRQRDVMTDAGKAIHLFEM